The region GACGATATCCTATTCGAGGCAACCAACTACACCAAGTCGGAGCGCATGTCCTGCGACTCTGAGATTATGTGTGGCTATCCTATTTATAGTTCCAGATGGCTCAATGCAGTGTAAGCTAGAAAAAAGATTTTAACTTCAAGTTTTTCCATCTAATCGCTTTCTAAACCTACAGAGATAATAGCTACTTTGTGCCTGGTCCAGAACCCAATAAGGGATATATTCCAACACTACAAATTTTGGACAAGTCAAGCAAATCTGCCACCCACATAAAGTTCAATTTGGAAATCTCTGGACCTGACCACATCAGCATGTTTATACAGCCGCTAAATGGCAGTAGACTAGTAGACTGGTCTTTCACCAGAAAACCTTTGGATGAAAATGTGAAGCCTCCATATTATGTTTACTGGTCGTATGCTTTGGATCCCACGCCTTTGCAGTTTAGTCTGGAGTTCGAGGTAAATATTATAAAGTAATATTAAAGCTTGAAATTTCTAATAAAATCTTCAACTACCCCACAGCACGACGATCCTGATTGGTCAGGAAACACTTTTAAAGTGGCTCTGATGGGTCACCGAATCCACGATGATATGTACGTAACGGATGACTTCCGGCAGTTCCTGGCCACATTTCCGCCCTGGGCGCACGTCAGCTCCTGGCTTGGTTCCTACAACAGTTGGCAGCTCTAGATCTAGGCCGAAAGTCAAGCCACTTACTCAACTCCAACCCATTGTTGCCATGACACCTCAGCTACTGTTATCTTTGGTATTAAACTACATTATTTCGACGACTACCCCTAATCCAACGAACAAAGTGTCAGTTCCCATGTCACATCTTAGCTTGTAATTCTGATTAAGACCAGTGTAGTTACTACTTTGTaatttgtaataaaatattatatttatttattaagatcAAATCTGGAATCTGTTAGAAGTTCCAGCTCTCGAGGGCCGAGAACCAGTCGGTGGTGTAGGTCCAGTCGGGGAAGGTGACCAGGAATGCCTTATAGTCCTCGGTGTAGTACTCTTGATGGTACAGGAAGTGTTCAACGACCACCAGCTTAAAGTAAGGTCCTTCGGTGTTACTCTCATCATGTTCGAACTCAATCCAAAAATCGAAGGGATCTTCGGTTTGGGAGTACACATGGTAGATCAGAAAGGGCGGCAAGTGCTCCTCGATCAGCGGTGTCTGATCCATGGACCAGTTGGCGACTCTGACCTGGTCGTAGGGCTCTATGTACATCATTATACGATCGCTGGCCTTAAGGCTGAAATCGTATTTCAACTTGTTGTCTGTTTGTTCCTTTGAAACCAGGGTGAGATCTATGTCAATTGGAAACTGGGGTGCTGAACTGTAAATCCAACGAGCAGAGTCCCtagcaaaataataaacttggTTAAATTAAAGTCTTTTTTGATGGGCTATCCACTCACTTCCAGTCATTCCAACGACCACTGTAGATCGGCAAGCCGCAGTAGGGCTCGGCAGCACAGGTGGCATCTGTCCAGCTACTTGGCTCTGCGTTCTTCAACGTGGTGTCATCCAGTTCATGGGTACGAGTTTCCACGGGTTGAATGTAGAAACCAGAATCCTGGAGGGTACTGCCATCCAAATTGTGAAAGATACGTTGGGTGTGCTacaaaaatcaataataataatctttAAGAAACTGAGCAGCAATTTATAAACCTACCAACACATAATAACGCTGTGGAGCTACTTCCTTGACGAAGGGAAATCCTGCTGGAGTGGCTGCCaggataataaaaataatcgtAATCACACCAAACGTGGAAAATACGATTTTGGGTTTGCGGAACTTGTGCATAATGGGTACCTTTAAAGTGTAACAATTTAAgtatttaaattcttaaaaattatttgctaTCTTACCGTAAAACCACCATATTGGATTCCAGTTATAATCACAAAAAGAGACACTAGGAGCTCTGGACTGCTGTCTGGACCATCGCGACCTTGCATGGGCACAAAGGTTAGCAGGGAGGCATAGGCGATGTAGGTGTAGAACAGGAAGGGCAGAAACTGGCAGAGCAGGTGAACAGTCACAAAGTAGCTTtctaaaatagaaaaaaatacattagTATGTCTACTTTAAATCAGAACACTTGATGTAACCCACTTTTAACCGTCAGCTTCAGAGTAATTTGAATCAGAACAGATATGGCGTAGAAAAAGATTCCAATCATGAAGAAGTAGCTGGAACGGATTCCCATGCTGGTCAGTATAATACACAGCAGGGCCAGAAGGATGCAATGAGCATGCATGAAGCAGGCTATGGTCTGATCCAGCTTCATGTGGGTCTTCCTCTTAGTCCATTGGATATAGAAAGCAGGCAGCAGCCCCAAGGCAAAGTACAGGGTGCAGAAGTACAGTCCGAACGCCATCCATTTGCCGTAGTACCAGGACTCTGCCAATCCCACTCCTTGCATGAACACAGCCACCAGAAGGGTGAGGCCACAGGCCACGACAGCCGTTCCCAACTGGACCAGGAAGATCAGGCCAAATCGCTTTATCACCGCCTTTAGAGGATCGGCTCCATTGTCCAGGGTCATGATGTAGAGCGAGGATCCAATGCAGAGGAGCGCCGCCACGGAGACCACTATGTTGATGGCCACACTCACTGAGGTGGTGTAGGTGAGCATAAACCAGCCCAAGAAGTCAAAGTAAACCATGTGGCCCTCTGCGTGAGCCTCGGTGTCATCTAGCTCGGGCGCATTGGCCAAGGTCCAGACCAGGGGCAAGACATTCTCGCCCGTAGACTGATACGTTCCCCTCTCCACGTTCCGGTAGTTGTCGTATTGGGTGTGATAGACATACCCATTTACAACGCTGGCCATGTCCAAGCCAGGCACTCCTCCGTAGTCGCGGAACACGCGAAAGTCGGTATCCGAGGGTATAAAGTTATTCTGGAACAATTCTTCAGCCAAGGTCTGGGCATATGGATGGGGGACACTCTGTTGGTAGTATTTGGCCAACCAGGGATGGTTAGGTCCAGTCTGGAAGAGCACTTCGCGTCCTCCAGCACCAGTGGAATCTAGATTGACCAGTGCTCTGAAAAGAGATGATTTTAATATGGTtcaaaaaatgcatttatggAGAATTCATCCACAAATCTTTTGGGGTATTTCGTTAAAGAATCGGGtaaatattgacaaagatatggctatcgcaGGGCGACCCAtagggctccccatgcattttccacattttgaaggggacatcccagaaaatttgacaaaaaatcttaaaaatattttgttaccagattttgatgcagatttatggagaatcgatctacaaatcgtttaaggtattccgctcaagaatcggataaatgttgacaaagatatggctatcgcaGGGCGACCCATAgtgctccccatgcattttccacatttttaaggggacatcccagaaaatttgacaaaaaatcttaaaaatatttcgttcccagattttgatgcagatttatggagaatcgatctacaaatcgtataaggtattccgctcaagaatcggataaatgttgacaaagatatggctatcgcaGGGCGACCCATAgtgctccccatgcattttccacattttgaaggggacatcccagaaaatttgacaaaaaatcttaaaaatattttgttcccagattttgatgcagatttatggagaatcgatctacaaatcgtttaaggtattccgctcaagaatcgg is a window of Drosophila bipectinata strain 14024-0381.07 chromosome 2R, DbipHiC1v2, whole genome shotgun sequence DNA encoding:
- the LOC108119176 gene encoding endoplasmic reticulum metallopeptidase 1 is translated as MTFSSVDITTDQDAEKSRDKKWPWFGAPVYAAALFAIFYVTVLPSFNSYPKMLYRSEEALHPDEFIGERAMTQLAEFSAIGYKLAGSINNEVHTVNFLLREIQKIKDEARTDLYDIEVEKQYSSGGFFLWGMTMSYTNLSNVVVKISQKTSNNENYVLVNSHYDSEVETPAAGDDGAMVVIMLETLRVISRSEKPLIHPVVFLFNGAEEACMLGAHGFITQHKWAKNCKALVNLDSTGAGGREVLFQTGPNHPWLAKYYQQSVPHPYAQTLAEELFQNNFIPSDTDFRVFRDYGGVPGLDMASVVNGYVYHTQYDNYRNVERGTYQSTGENVLPLVWTLANAPELDDTEAHAEGHMVYFDFLGWFMLTYTTSVSVAINIVVSVAALLCIGSSLYIMTLDNGADPLKAVIKRFGLIFLVQLGTAVVACGLTLLVAVFMQGVGLAESWYYGKWMAFGLYFCTLYFALGLLPAFYIQWTKRKTHMKLDQTIACFMHAHCILLALLCIILTSMGIRSSYFFMIGIFFYAISVLIQITLKLTVKKSYFVTVHLLCQFLPFLFYTYIAYASLLTFVPMQGRDGPDSSPELLVSLFVIITGIQYGGFTVPIMHKFRKPKIVFSTFGVITIIFIILAATPAGFPFVKEVAPQRYYVLHTQRIFHNLDGSTLQDSGFYIQPVETRTHELDDTTLKNAEPSSWTDATCAAEPYCGLPIYSGRWNDWKDSARWIYSSAPQFPIDIDLTLVSKEQTDNKLKYDFSLKASDRIMMYIEPYDQVRVANWSMDQTPLIEEHLPPFLIYHVYSQTEDPFDFWIEFEHDESNTEGPYFKLVVVEHFLYHQEYYTEDYKAFLVTFPDWTYTTDWFSALESWNF